From the genome of Triticum aestivum cultivar Chinese Spring chromosome 3B, IWGSC CS RefSeq v2.1, whole genome shotgun sequence, one region includes:
- the LOC100037659 gene encoding uricase: MAGRFDLQGRHGKSRVRVSRVWRRPAEAGGHLFVEWSVAVSVVSDCLPSYTSDDNSAIVATDSIKNTVYVKAKECTEVVSMEEFAVILGRHFTSLYSQVSEATVTIVERPWERVAVDGKPHSHGFKLGSEKHTTEVNVKKSGSLLINSGIQGYSLLKTTQSGFEGFVRDRYTLLPETRERIVATEVTAWWRYPFEHISQLPSKPFCFTQRYQDVKKVLADTFFGPPDVGVYSPSVQNTLYLMAREVLTRFPDIASVQLRMPNLHFIPVNLGGKENPGLVKFADDVYMPTDEPHGTIEATLSRANSKL, encoded by the exons ATGGCCGGGCGCTTCGACCTCCAGGGCAGGCACGGCAAGTCCCGCGTCCGGGTCTCCCGCGTCTGGCGCCGCCCCGCCGAGGCCGGCGGCCACCTCTTCGTCGAGTGGAGCGTCGCCGTCAGCGTCGTCTCCGACTGCCTCCCCTCCTACACCTCCGACGACAACTCCGCCATCGTCGCCACCGACTCCATCAAGAACACC GTGTATGTGAAGGCCAAGGAGTGCACGGAGGTGGTGTCCATGGAGGAATTCGCGGTCATCCTCGGGAGGCATTTCACCTCACTGTACTCGCAG GTCTCAGAGGCTACAGTGACAATCGTGGAGCGCCCGTGGGAGCGTGTGGCTGTGGACGGGAAGCCCCATTCGCATG GGTTCAAACTTGGTTCTGAAAAGCACACCACTGAGGTCAACGTGAAGAAGTCTGGAAGCCTGCTTATAAATTCTGGGATACAAGGATACTCCCTGCTAAAGACAACTCAG TCTGGATTTGAAGGATTTGTGAGGGACCGCTACACTCTTCTTCCTGAAACAAGAGAAAGAATTGTAGCAACAGAAGTAACTGCTTGGTGGAG GTATCCGTTCGAGCATATTTCCCAGCTTCCGTCAAAGCCATTTTGCTTCACACAAAGATACCAGGATGTAAAGAAAGTTCTCGCAGACACATTCTTTGGTCCACCTGATGTTGGTGTATATAGCCCATCAGTGCAGAATACATTATACCTCATGGCTAGGGAAGTTCTTACCAG GTTCCCAGACATAGCATCTGTTCAGCTTAGGATGCCAAACCTCCACTTTATTCCCGTGAACCTAGGGGGCAAAGAAAATCCAGGATTGGTGAAG TTTGCTGATGATGTGTACATGCCGACTGACGAACCACATGGAACCATCGAAGCAACGTTGAGCCGCGCCAACTCAAAGCTGTAA